The Candidatus Poribacteria bacterium genome contains a region encoding:
- a CDS encoding IS1595 family transposase — MERFPDQESCIDHLERVRWAGKSVCPHCSSQNIRRKREDGVERVGHWHCKECKASFKVTHGTVFQGTQIPLQKWFMAIALILNAKKGISSYQLERDLDLNQRTAWFLLTRVRAEMADKTNSILLKGIIEADETYIGGKPRKENKKEDREPAPRGRGTSKTTVIGAVARGGEVVAQVVENLTGRTILDFIKKVVNIKESELMTDKHHGYRQFASMMKHEVINHQVQYVEGDKHTNTIEGFWSLLKKAHYGTHHHYTTEYTPLYVAERCYVYNNRHLDTIFWRFINGSMKVANKESC; from the coding sequence ATGGAACGTTTCCCAGACCAAGAGTCGTGCATAGATCATCTCGAACGCGTACGTTGGGCAGGAAAGTCCGTTTGTCCGCATTGTAGCAGTCAGAATATCAGACGTAAGAGGGAAGACGGTGTAGAGCGTGTGGGACACTGGCATTGTAAAGAATGTAAAGCATCCTTCAAAGTTACCCACGGCACAGTGTTTCAAGGCACACAGATACCGCTTCAGAAATGGTTTATGGCAATTGCGTTGATACTTAATGCCAAGAAAGGCATATCCAGCTACCAGCTAGAGCGTGATTTAGACTTGAACCAGCGAACTGCATGGTTCTTACTCACCCGTGTCCGTGCTGAAATGGCGGATAAAACGAACTCTATCTTGCTCAAGGGCATTATAGAGGCAGACGAAACCTACATAGGCGGTAAGCCTCGTAAGGAGAACAAAAAGGAAGATCGTGAACCGGCACCTCGGGGGCGTGGCACGAGTAAAACGACTGTGATAGGTGCAGTAGCACGGGGCGGTGAAGTCGTAGCACAAGTCGTAGAAAACCTTACTGGACGGACAATCCTTGACTTCATCAAGAAAGTGGTGAACATCAAGGAATCCGAACTCATGACAGACAAACACCACGGTTACCGGCAGTTTGCGTCTATGATGAAGCACGAGGTCATCAACCACCAAGTGCAATATGTGGAAGGCGACAAGCATACCAACACCATTGAGGGCTTCTGGAGTCTACTCAAAAAAGCACATTATGGCACGCACCACCATTACACGACCGAATACACCCCTTTGTATGTCGCAGAACGGTGCTACGTCTATAACAACCGGCATCTTGATACAATCTTTTGGCGGTTTATCAATGGCAGTATGAAAGTAGCCAATAAGGAGAGTTGTTAA